One Osmerus mordax isolate fOsmMor3 chromosome 25, fOsmMor3.pri, whole genome shotgun sequence DNA window includes the following coding sequences:
- the si:dkey-183i3.5 gene encoding thread biopolymer filament subunit alpha, translated as MAETNLKISGGAVRFGATYGGNRLFSGRSLGGGGGGGAGAALSRSFGLGGGAGLGMRAGGGLGGGLGLGLGGGGGGGGLGGGLGLGMGGGGGLGGGGGGGGSRAFRAGVAPLRARLGGRVFKIGGYGFNPSFLGSSTTVDAGVSPVPSVDPSLPSLDTVQVTRLKEKEELQVLNDKFATFIDKARSLEQQNAILKAKISMFTNPDQGGPASTSILLTSAIGTYKTQIDSLSATKESIIAEIEHYRSVIDDVQSRYEEESAQTKSLEMDWTTLKEEVDHLYLSIFELQTSIGGLEDQISLSKQVYDAKVKEVRNIVTGSVKSAFSISVDNTAQAQDLTSALADVKSHYEALAQRSKQDALLSVQDSISMMSLSSQPSTQSLTQSKEELRVYKLQIDSVQREIDRLKSLNIQMESQVEEAESHSSSHTETYHEQLLTLRSQLDDIRKQITHYGQEYQELLASKMSLDVEITAYKKLLDSEERRIKSGGGVTVHMSKTATGGGLALGGGGGGGGGGGGYGLGGGGGGGLGGGGGFGGGLGGGGGGGFGGGLGGGGGFGGGLGGGASSFGGGLGGGASSFGGSSYMSSLSSSALSSTVY; from the exons ATGGCGGAGACTAACCTGAAGATCAGTGGAGGGGCAGTGAGGTTCGGAGCCACGTACGGAGGCAACCGGCTCTTCTCCGGGAGgagtctgggtggaggaggaggaggtggcgcaGGAGCTGCCCTCTCTAGGTCCTTTGGCCTGGGAGGAGGCGCGGGGCTGGGGATGAGAGCAGGAggtgggctgggaggaggcctcggactggggctgggtggtggcggaggtggagggggcCTTG gagggggtcttGGTCTGGGcatgggtggaggtgggggtctgGGCGGAGGtggcgggggcgggggcagcAGAGCCTTCAGGGCTGGGGTCGCCCCTCTCAGGGCTCGTCTCGGCGGCCGGGTCTTCAAGATCGGCGGCTACGGCTTCAACCCCTCCTTCCTGGGCTCCAGCACCACGGTGGACGCTGGCGTCAGCCCCGTGCCCAGTGTGGACCCCTCGCTGCCCTCGCTCGACACCGTCCAGGTCACCCgactgaaggagaaggaggagctgcaggTCCTCAACGACAAGTTCGCCACCTTCATCGACAAG gcGCGGTCACTGGAGCAACAGAACGCCATTCTGAAGGCCAAGATCTCGATGTTCACTAACCCAGACCAAGGTGGGCCGGCTagcacctccatcctcctcacctccgcCATCGGCACCTACAAGACCCAAATCGACAGCCTGTCGGCCACCAAGGAGTCTATCATCGCTGAGATCGAGCACTACAGGAGCGTGATCGATGACGTCCAGAGCAG GTATGAAGAGGAGTCGGCACAGACCAAGTCCCTGGAGATGGACTGGACCACCCTGAAGGAG GAGGTGGACCACCTGTACCTGAGCATCTTCGAGCTGCAGACCAGCATCGGCGGACTGGAGGaccagatctctctctccaagcAGGTGTACGATGCT AAAGTGAAGGAGGTGAGGAACATTGTGACTGGCAGTGTGAAGTCGGCCTTCTCCATCTCCGTGGACAACACGGCGCAGGCCCAGGACCTGACCTCAGCCCTCGCAGACGTCAAGTCCCACTACGAGGCCCTGGCCCAGCGCAGCAAGCAGGACGCCCTGCTCTCTGTACAGGACAGC ATTTCCATGATGTCGCTTTCGTCCCAGCCCAGCACCCAGAGCCTCACTCAGTCCAAGGAGGAGCTGCGAGTCTACAAGCTCCAGATCGATTCAGTTCAGAGAGAGATCGACAGGCTCAAATCCCTG AACATCCAGATGGAGTCCCAAGTGGAGGAGGCCGagtctcactcctcctcccacacagaGACCTACCACGAGCAGCTTCTCACCCTCAGGTCCCAGCTGGACGACATCCGCAAG CAAATCACCCATTACGGACAAGAGTACCAGGAGCTGCTGGCCAGTAAAATGTCCCTGGATGTGGAGATCACAGCGTACAAGAAACTTCTAGACAGCGAAGAGAGAAG GATCAAGTCAGGTGGAGGCGTGACAGTGCACATGTCCAAGACAGCGACCGGTGGAGGTCTAGcccttggaggaggagggggtggaggaggaggtggtggagggtacGGATTGGGAGGAG gagggggcggtgggttaggagggggtggtgggttcggaggagggttaggagggg
- the si:dkey-183i3.9 gene encoding uncharacterized protein C11orf87 homolog — protein MTAETSEGDGFSVPLCSYSGASQTNGTCMDQMERFFPPFSSTFALIVLVTMIVGIIFVSLATFHFHKRRMRKRKIQRAQEEYERDSRSPVSSMGKRETTRPCIIVRPAARDKVHRPLFPVIQKCDQNTSCLIEESGNPPTAKNAAKIDIPQIKGDGPLEAVTSS, from the coding sequence ATGACGGCCGAGACCTCCGAGGGTGACGGGTTCTCCGTACCGCTGTGCTCCTACAGCGGGGCTTCCCAAACTAACGGCACCTGCATGGACCAGATGGAGCGATTCTTCCCACCTTTTTCCTCGACGTTTGCGCTCATCGTGCTCGTGACCATGATTGTAGGGATCATATTTGTCTCTCTGGCTACATTCCACTTCcacaagaggaggatgaggaagaggaagattcAACGTGCCCAAGAGGAATACGAGCGCGACAGCCGCAGCCCAGTGTCCTCCATGGGTAAGCGGGAGACAACGAGACCGTGTATCATTGTCCGGCCCGCGGCTAGAGATAAGGTGCACCGGCCGCTCTTCCCGGTCATCCAGAAATGTGATCAAAATACCAGTTGTCTCATTGAAGAGTCTGGAAACCCGCCAACAGCAAAGAACGCAGCAAAAATAGATATCCCACAAATCAAAGGAGACGGACCACTGGAAGCTGTCACCTCGTCTTGA